From a single Micromonospora sp. WMMD1102 genomic region:
- a CDS encoding winged helix-turn-helix domain-containing protein encodes MIRIWLGPEDIARTRIAPAPLPLYEVVVSLAGAPAGDAPDPVAGPDLAGWLRELAESTGAGPAGVAGPAGSAELLAPLSEDRTLEGALAWLLTTSAGRGRSLAAAVRGYYERRIGTELAAWESVVRLDVNERSRALATGGVQALLAMFDPWAVWRNPVLSVTSAVDLDLRPNGTGLLLVPSVFARRPWVGTRPDSVVLGYPVRRPRTPGSRAPGHRPVPAYALAATAATGDPLTALLGRSRAAVLRAALVGANTTDLARRAGISTPSASQHASVLRDAGLLRTTRHGKAAHHTLTPLARALLSSYDAVTRH; translated from the coding sequence ATGATCCGGATCTGGTTGGGCCCCGAGGACATCGCCCGGACCCGGATCGCTCCCGCCCCGCTGCCGCTGTACGAGGTGGTCGTCAGCCTGGCCGGCGCCCCGGCCGGCGACGCACCGGACCCGGTGGCCGGCCCGGATCTGGCCGGCTGGCTGCGCGAACTGGCCGAGTCGACCGGCGCCGGCCCGGCCGGCGTGGCTGGACCGGCTGGTTCGGCCGAGCTGCTCGCCCCGCTCTCCGAGGACCGGACCCTGGAGGGAGCCCTCGCCTGGCTGCTCACCACCTCGGCGGGCCGGGGGCGGAGCCTGGCGGCGGCCGTCCGGGGCTACTACGAGCGGCGGATCGGCACCGAACTTGCCGCCTGGGAGTCGGTGGTCCGGCTCGACGTCAACGAGCGCAGCCGGGCCCTGGCCACCGGTGGGGTGCAGGCACTGCTGGCGATGTTCGACCCGTGGGCGGTGTGGCGCAACCCGGTGCTCTCGGTGACCTCCGCGGTCGACCTGGACCTGCGGCCCAACGGCACCGGCCTGTTGCTGGTGCCGTCGGTCTTCGCCCGGCGGCCCTGGGTCGGCACCCGGCCGGACTCGGTCGTGCTGGGCTATCCGGTGCGCCGGCCGCGCACCCCGGGAAGCCGTGCGCCGGGCCACCGGCCGGTGCCGGCGTACGCGCTCGCCGCCACCGCCGCCACCGGCGATCCGTTGACCGCGCTGCTCGGGCGCTCCCGGGCCGCGGTCCTCCGGGCCGCCCTGGTCGGCGCGAACACCACCGACCTGGCCCGGCGGGCCGGCATCAGCACCCCGTCCGCGTCCCAGCACGCCAGCGTGCTCCGCGACGCCGGGCTGCTGCGCACCACCCGGCACGGCAAGGCCGCCCACCACACCCTCACTCCGCTGGCCCGCGCGCTGCTCAGCAGCTACGACGCGGTCACCCGGCACTGA
- a CDS encoding ABC transporter substrate-binding protein, whose product MPVSRRISWSAAAMAAVLAATGCSGGGEEASAPDADAVVRIGIAEPQHLIPSNATESAGAQVLAALYTPLVEFDEDRKPVEVAAESIESTDNTLWTVKLKSGYTFHNGEPVTADSYINAWNHAAYGPNGNGGSYFFGQIQGFDDVQSTDPDGEGPQTAPEPKAKKLTGLQKVDDLTFTITLSGSFAEFESVLGYHVFAPLPNAAWASDGVLQEGFEEAPIGNGPFKMKGSWQHDSRIEVERYDAHPGPKPKVGGVAFQIYQALSADYADLLAGNNDVTRQVPTEALGTAPGDLGDRFKRSPLSSFQFLAFPTFQPEFAKAEVRKAISMAIDRDEIVKTVFKDSQTSARSFVSPLLAGARPDTCGEACQFDPAKAKAAYQAAGGPAKLQISYNGDGGHKDWVEATCNQLSNNLGVDCTSTPEARFADLLNKVEAKTPVGMFRMGWSMDYPSMQNYLGPIYTTDGSSNYYGFSNADFDRLVSEGERAPNQEEAIKKYQEAEQILAREMPVIPLRFGQNNFGHSTRVGNVELNPRGQVDLLKIEVTG is encoded by the coding sequence ATGCCGGTGTCCAGACGGATCAGCTGGAGCGCGGCGGCGATGGCCGCCGTACTCGCCGCGACGGGATGCAGTGGCGGCGGCGAGGAGGCGAGCGCCCCGGACGCCGACGCGGTGGTGCGGATCGGGATCGCCGAGCCGCAGCACCTGATACCCTCGAACGCCACCGAGAGCGCCGGGGCGCAGGTACTGGCCGCGCTCTACACCCCGCTGGTGGAGTTCGACGAGGACAGGAAGCCGGTCGAGGTGGCCGCCGAGTCGATCGAGTCGACGGACAACACACTGTGGACGGTAAAGCTGAAGAGCGGGTACACCTTCCACAATGGTGAGCCGGTAACCGCCGACAGCTACATCAACGCCTGGAACCACGCCGCGTACGGTCCGAACGGCAACGGCGGGTCGTACTTCTTCGGCCAGATCCAGGGCTTCGACGACGTCCAATCGACCGACCCGGACGGCGAGGGACCGCAGACGGCGCCGGAGCCGAAGGCGAAGAAGCTGACCGGCCTGCAGAAGGTGGACGACCTCACCTTCACCATCACCCTCTCCGGGTCGTTCGCCGAGTTCGAGTCGGTGCTCGGCTACCACGTCTTCGCGCCGCTGCCGAACGCCGCGTGGGCCTCGGACGGGGTGCTGCAGGAGGGCTTCGAGGAGGCGCCGATCGGCAACGGCCCGTTCAAGATGAAGGGCAGCTGGCAGCACGACAGCCGGATCGAGGTCGAGCGGTACGACGCGCACCCCGGTCCGAAGCCGAAGGTCGGCGGCGTGGCCTTCCAGATCTACCAGGCGCTCAGCGCCGACTACGCGGACCTGCTCGCCGGCAACAACGACGTGACCCGGCAGGTGCCGACCGAGGCGCTGGGCACCGCACCCGGCGACCTGGGCGACCGGTTCAAGAGAAGTCCGTTGTCGTCGTTCCAGTTCCTCGCCTTCCCCACCTTCCAGCCCGAGTTCGCGAAGGCGGAGGTACGCAAGGCGATCTCGATGGCGATCGACCGGGACGAGATCGTGAAGACCGTCTTCAAGGACTCGCAGACCTCGGCCAGGTCCTTCGTCTCCCCGCTGCTCGCAGGTGCCCGGCCGGACACCTGCGGCGAGGCGTGCCAGTTCGACCCGGCGAAGGCGAAGGCGGCGTACCAGGCGGCCGGCGGGCCGGCGAAGTTGCAGATCTCCTACAACGGCGACGGCGGCCACAAGGACTGGGTGGAGGCGACCTGCAACCAGCTCTCCAACAACCTCGGCGTGGACTGCACCAGCACCCCGGAGGCACGCTTCGCCGACCTGCTGAACAAGGTGGAGGCGAAGACCCCGGTCGGGATGTTCCGGATGGGCTGGTCGATGGACTACCCGTCGATGCAGAACTACCTGGGTCCGATCTACACCACCGACGGGTCGTCGAACTACTACGGGTTCAGCAACGCCGACTTCGACCGGCTTGTCTCCGAGGGTGAGCGGGCGCCGAACCAGGAGGAGGCGATCAAGAAGTACCAGGAGGCGGAGCAGATCCTGGCCCGGGAGATGCCGGTGATCCCGCTGCGGTTCGGGCAGAACAACTTCGGCCACTCGACCCGGGTCGGCAACGTCGAGCTGAACCCGCGGGGCCAGGTCGACCTGCTGAAAATCGAGGTGACCGGCTGA
- a CDS encoding cellulose-binding protein, whose product MRTSDPTRPRWFAAAPWIVVLAGVLVMTVLFAFATGYLTGDRRTSGAPDPDWPFAPGSTPSALASGTGPADPAASPTPGSRTPPPSSDRPGGDRAGASRSAPPRSAPPRARPTTTAPKPAEPALTGRYRVLSDYRDSFIAEVLVRNTGGSAQSWTVELRFPREVDDLRAVWVDGAPRPWVDRDDGRWIFRSGAPLGGGRSDPLRFQFERWGDGERPISCTVNGRACEIW is encoded by the coding sequence GTGAGGACCTCCGACCCGACCCGACCGCGTTGGTTCGCGGCGGCACCCTGGATCGTCGTACTGGCCGGTGTGCTGGTGATGACGGTGCTCTTCGCCTTCGCCACCGGCTACCTCACCGGCGACCGGCGCACCTCTGGGGCACCCGATCCGGACTGGCCGTTCGCGCCCGGCTCGACCCCGTCCGCGCTCGCCTCCGGCACCGGCCCGGCGGACCCCGCCGCGTCGCCGACGCCGGGTTCCCGAACCCCGCCACCCAGTTCGGACCGGCCCGGCGGCGACAGGGCGGGGGCGTCGCGTTCCGCGCCGCCGCGCAGCGCGCCGCCGCGAGCCCGGCCGACCACCACCGCGCCGAAGCCGGCCGAGCCCGCGCTGACCGGCCGCTACCGGGTACTTTCCGACTATCGGGACTCGTTCATCGCCGAGGTGCTGGTCCGGAACACCGGCGGCTCGGCCCAGTCCTGGACCGTGGAACTGCGCTTCCCGCGCGAGGTCGACGACCTGCGGGCGGTCTGGGTCGACGGTGCGCCCCGGCCGTGGGTGGACCGCGACGACGGACGGTGGATCTTCCGCAGCGGTGCGCCGCTGGGCGGTGGGCGCTCCGACCCGCTGCGGTTCCAGTTCGAACGCTGGGGTGACGGCGAGCGGCCGATCAGCTGCACCGTCAACGGCCGGGCCTGCGAGATCTGGTAG
- a CDS encoding PfkB family carbohydrate kinase → MAGPRPEAGQSGVGAAGPDPPEIVGFGALNVDYIASASRLSQRMAERITESVARFEWNREGPVDEEVINDAIAHLGVASLGYSLGGSAWLTIFALAQMGVSLRLGYVGVVGRVEAPGLSFLRQMAELRIDHRWVSRRPDRLSGLCLSYIDDTDRVMLTHPGANFEMCGFIRENLDELARYLAAARVVHVTSFLDEETPVQVLEVLTLAKRLNPKLCLSFDPGFDWAEHPSAAVEGILRLTDLLFVNYREFKALGRYVYGEPDDQIARKTLARCGSDCTVFVTKRYDVIEVFRSVPAGVLTSRFQLQRPVRETELEDATGAGDVFAAGVLSALASRRLQVELGAFVGLSLARQKELHRHSVGERPGLPDLSKGFLQKTERLGGTGPGPPGVFIAHDEHPQWRVVRLFIEQNCGLPTYELKSSDLDGHNLAALMRQSLARCSFAVCLLSAKGSGPGARSPANQNIVHQAGIFQGRYGFGRVAIWPRRAAIRSRTSRA, encoded by the coding sequence ATGGCGGGGCCGCGACCGGAGGCGGGACAGTCGGGCGTCGGCGCGGCCGGTCCCGATCCACCGGAAATCGTCGGCTTCGGCGCCCTGAACGTCGACTACATCGCGAGCGCGTCGCGGCTGTCCCAACGGATGGCGGAGCGGATTACCGAATCCGTCGCTCGGTTCGAGTGGAATCGCGAGGGGCCGGTCGACGAGGAGGTCATCAACGACGCGATCGCACACCTCGGGGTCGCCTCTCTCGGTTACTCGCTGGGCGGGTCGGCCTGGCTGACCATCTTCGCCCTGGCCCAGATGGGTGTCAGTCTCCGGCTCGGCTACGTGGGCGTGGTCGGCCGGGTGGAGGCTCCGGGGCTCTCCTTCCTCCGGCAGATGGCCGAGTTGCGGATCGACCATCGCTGGGTCAGCCGGCGGCCGGACCGGCTCAGCGGACTCTGTCTGTCCTACATCGACGACACCGACCGGGTCATGCTGACCCACCCCGGCGCCAACTTCGAGATGTGCGGATTCATCCGGGAGAACCTTGACGAGTTGGCCCGTTATCTCGCCGCGGCGCGCGTCGTGCACGTCACGTCGTTTCTCGACGAGGAAACTCCGGTTCAGGTCCTGGAGGTGCTGACCCTGGCCAAGCGGCTCAATCCGAAACTCTGCCTCAGTTTCGATCCCGGATTCGACTGGGCCGAACATCCCAGTGCGGCGGTCGAGGGAATTCTGCGCCTAACCGACCTCCTCTTCGTGAACTACCGCGAATTCAAGGCGCTCGGCCGCTACGTGTACGGCGAGCCGGACGACCAGATCGCCCGCAAGACGCTGGCCCGGTGCGGCTCGGACTGCACCGTTTTCGTCACCAAGCGGTACGACGTCATCGAGGTGTTCCGGTCGGTGCCGGCGGGAGTGCTCACCTCCCGGTTCCAGTTGCAGCGCCCGGTGCGGGAGACCGAGTTGGAGGACGCCACCGGAGCCGGGGACGTCTTCGCGGCGGGCGTGCTCTCGGCGCTGGCCTCCCGCCGGCTACAGGTCGAACTCGGTGCCTTCGTCGGGCTCAGCCTCGCCCGGCAGAAGGAGCTGCACCGGCACTCAGTCGGGGAGCGTCCCGGGCTGCCCGACCTCAGCAAGGGCTTCCTGCAGAAGACGGAGCGGCTGGGCGGGACCGGACCGGGGCCACCCGGTGTGTTCATCGCACACGACGAACATCCGCAGTGGAGGGTCGTACGCCTTTTCATCGAACAGAACTGCGGTCTGCCCACGTACGAGTTGAAGTCCTCGGATCTCGACGGGCACAACCTGGCTGCGCTGATGCGGCAGAGCCTGGCCCGGTGCAGCTTCGCGGTCTGTCTGCTCAGTGCGAAGGGCAGCGGTCCGGGCGCCCGGAGCCCGGCGAACCAGAACATTGTTCACCAGGCCGGAATCTTCCAGGGTCGCTACGGGTTCGGGCGAGTCGCGATATGGCCGAGGAGGGCTGCGATACGTTCTCGAACATCGCGGGCCTGA
- a CDS encoding PfkB family carbohydrate kinase, whose translation MTDSSIRIDDRADPEGFALDVVGIGALNLDYLVSAGSSPSEPIRPLTERISRLVERSGPPVEPGTERAVDAETIHAAIEAAGFARPETLLGGTTFSLGGSAFNAIFAIAQTQVGLRLGYVGVAGRVPVIGLSTVTQFEALGIDHRFVFQDNAHLCGICLSLAEEGDRTLLTHAGANEYLADHLDREFTRVVAYLAGARVVHLTSFLDDRTPGRLLRVLRAVREAGTGTSICFDPGHVWSATASAEIEALLGLSDYLLVNYREFRELGRHVEGESDETVAARLVSRTAAGQGVVVVKLPTGIWSYQRENGKLTSDFYAQAQVVVPEDVKDATGAGDVFAAGLLTVLTSDRLQVELGSLLGMRLARHKLRHVGSAGHAQFAEVTKEFIRSLASERRSAGLPNGVFIAHGAHPEWLAVQRFIEERFELPVYSFESGSWGGRQVTEALADYLERCGFAICVLTAEDFTGDGRRLARQNVVHEVGLFQGRHGFDRVMVLAEEGCDFVPQAAEPYTISFPRNGISRTFYQLDEMIRAQGFGAVES comes from the coding sequence GTGACAGATTCTTCAATTCGCATTGACGATCGTGCCGATCCGGAGGGTTTTGCCCTTGATGTCGTCGGGATTGGCGCGCTGAATCTCGACTATCTCGTCAGCGCCGGCTCGTCGCCCTCCGAGCCGATCCGCCCGCTGACGGAACGCATCTCCCGGCTGGTCGAACGGAGTGGACCTCCGGTGGAACCGGGCACCGAGCGTGCGGTCGACGCCGAGACGATCCATGCGGCGATCGAGGCCGCCGGCTTCGCCCGACCGGAGACGCTGCTCGGCGGGACCACGTTCAGCCTGGGCGGGTCGGCCTTCAATGCGATCTTCGCCATCGCGCAGACCCAGGTCGGGCTCCGGCTCGGGTACGTCGGGGTGGCCGGGCGGGTACCGGTGATCGGGCTCTCCACGGTCACCCAGTTCGAGGCGCTCGGCATCGACCACCGGTTCGTCTTCCAGGACAACGCGCACCTCTGCGGGATCTGCCTGTCCCTGGCCGAGGAGGGTGACCGGACCCTGCTCACCCACGCCGGCGCGAACGAATACCTGGCCGACCACCTGGACCGGGAGTTCACCCGGGTGGTCGCCTATCTGGCCGGCGCCCGGGTGGTGCACCTCACCTCGTTCCTGGACGACCGGACCCCCGGTCGGCTGCTCCGGGTGCTGCGCGCGGTCAGGGAGGCGGGCACCGGCACGTCGATCTGCTTCGACCCCGGCCACGTCTGGAGTGCGACGGCCAGTGCCGAGATCGAGGCGCTGCTCGGGCTCAGCGACTATCTGCTGGTCAACTACCGCGAGTTCCGGGAACTCGGCCGGCATGTCGAGGGCGAGTCGGACGAGACGGTGGCCGCCCGGCTGGTCTCCCGGACCGCGGCCGGACAGGGCGTGGTGGTGGTCAAGCTGCCCACCGGGATCTGGTCCTACCAGCGGGAGAACGGCAAGCTGACCAGCGACTTCTACGCCCAGGCACAGGTCGTCGTCCCGGAGGACGTCAAGGACGCCACGGGTGCCGGCGACGTCTTCGCGGCCGGTCTGCTCACCGTACTGACGAGTGACAGGTTGCAGGTCGAGCTGGGTTCACTGTTGGGGATGCGGCTGGCCCGGCACAAGCTGCGGCACGTGGGCAGCGCCGGGCACGCGCAGTTCGCCGAGGTGACCAAGGAGTTCATCCGCTCGCTGGCCAGCGAGCGGCGCAGTGCCGGGCTGCCCAACGGGGTCTTCATCGCGCACGGCGCGCATCCGGAGTGGCTCGCGGTGCAGCGTTTCATCGAGGAGCGGTTCGAGTTGCCGGTGTACTCGTTCGAGAGCGGGTCGTGGGGCGGACGCCAGGTGACCGAGGCACTCGCCGACTATCTGGAGCGGTGCGGGTTCGCGATCTGCGTACTGACCGCCGAGGACTTCACCGGCGACGGGCGGCGGCTGGCCCGGCAGAACGTGGTGCACGAGGTCGGGCTCTTCCAGGGGCGGCACGGCTTCGACCGGGTGATGGTGTTGGCCGAGGAGGGCTGCGACTTCGTCCCGCAGGCCGCCGAGCCGTACACGATCTCGTTTCCGCGCAACGGGATCAGCCGGACGTTCTACCAGCTCGACGAGATGATCCGGGCCCAGGGCTTCGGCGCCGTCGAGTCCTGA
- a CDS encoding aconitate hydratase, producing the protein MKEYDVASLDTFGAKSQLRVADASYEIFKINTVPGHERLPYSLKILLENLLRTEDGANITAEHIRQLGDWDPDAEPSVEIQFTPARVLMQDFTGVPCVVDLATMREAVRELGGDPTKVNPLAPAELVIDHSVIADLFGRQDAFVRNVELEYGRNKERYQFLRWGQNAFNEFKVVPPGTGIVHQVNIEYLARTIMEREGQAYPDTVVGTDSHTTMVNGLGVLGWGVGGIEAEAAMLGQPVSMLIPRVVGFKLHGEAPAGTTATDLVLTITEMLRKHGVVGKFVEFYGPGVSAVPLANRATIGNMSPEYGSTVAIFPIDEETVRYLKLTGRSEQQVALVEAYAKEQGLWHDPAAEPDYSERLELDLSTIEPSLAGPKRPQDRVPLGNAKTLFRSALVDYVGDGGNGARGPADEASEESFPASDPPANDVNDPADAPRDLVSAATGAKGRASSPVRVTGDDGAEYELDHGAVVIAAITSCTNTSNPQVMIGAALLARNAVDRGLSRKPWVKTTLAPGSKVVMDYYERAGLTPYLEKLGFHLVGYGCTTCIGNSGPLPEEVSAAVNSHDLSVVSVLSGNRNFEGRINPDVKMNYLASPPLVVAYALAGTMDIDLANEPIDTGADGQPVYLRDIWPSSAEIDDVIASALRSEMFTKDYADVFAGDEQWRSLPTPEGDTFAWDGESTYVRKPPYFEGMEPEPTPVRDISGARVLAKLGNSVTTDHISPAGSIKADSPAGTYLAAHGVARHEFNSYGSRRGNHEVMIRGTFANIRLRNQLVPGVEGGFTVNHLTGEQTSIYDASVAYQEAGIPLVILAGTEYGSGSSRDWAAKGTMLLGVGAVIAQSYERIHRSNLIGMGVLPLQYPADTDAESLGLTGTETFSISGVTALNDGQIPRTVRVSTDTGVELDAVVRIDTPGEADYYRHGGILRYVLRKMLTA; encoded by the coding sequence GTGAAGGAGTACGACGTGGCGAGCCTCGACACCTTCGGTGCGAAGAGCCAGCTACGCGTCGCAGACGCGAGCTACGAGATTTTCAAGATCAATACAGTACCCGGGCACGAGCGCCTGCCGTACAGCCTGAAGATCCTGCTGGAGAACCTGCTCCGCACCGAGGACGGCGCGAACATCACCGCCGAGCACATCCGGCAGCTCGGCGACTGGGACCCGGACGCCGAGCCGAGCGTGGAGATCCAGTTCACCCCGGCCCGGGTGCTGATGCAGGACTTCACCGGGGTGCCCTGCGTGGTCGACCTGGCCACCATGCGGGAGGCGGTCCGCGAGCTGGGCGGCGACCCGACCAAGGTCAACCCGCTGGCTCCGGCCGAGCTGGTGATCGACCACTCGGTGATCGCCGACCTCTTCGGCCGGCAGGACGCCTTCGTCCGCAACGTCGAGCTGGAGTACGGCCGCAACAAGGAGCGCTACCAGTTCCTCCGCTGGGGCCAGAACGCGTTCAACGAGTTCAAGGTCGTGCCGCCCGGCACCGGCATCGTGCACCAGGTCAACATCGAGTACCTGGCCCGGACGATCATGGAGCGGGAGGGTCAGGCGTACCCGGACACCGTGGTCGGCACCGACTCGCACACCACCATGGTCAACGGCCTCGGCGTGCTCGGCTGGGGCGTCGGCGGCATCGAGGCCGAGGCGGCGATGCTCGGCCAGCCGGTCAGCATGCTCATCCCCCGGGTCGTCGGGTTCAAGCTGCACGGCGAGGCCCCGGCCGGCACCACCGCCACCGACCTGGTGCTGACCATCACCGAGATGCTCCGCAAGCACGGCGTGGTGGGCAAGTTCGTCGAGTTCTACGGCCCCGGCGTCAGCGCGGTGCCGTTGGCCAACCGGGCCACCATCGGCAACATGTCCCCGGAGTACGGCTCCACCGTGGCGATCTTCCCGATCGACGAGGAGACGGTCCGCTACCTGAAGCTGACCGGGCGCTCGGAGCAGCAGGTAGCGCTGGTCGAGGCGTACGCCAAGGAACAGGGCCTGTGGCACGACCCGGCCGCCGAACCCGACTACAGCGAGCGGCTCGAACTCGACCTCTCCACAATCGAGCCGTCGCTGGCCGGCCCGAAGCGCCCGCAGGACCGGGTGCCGCTGGGCAACGCCAAGACGCTGTTCCGGTCCGCCCTCGTCGACTACGTCGGTGACGGCGGCAACGGCGCACGCGGCCCGGCCGACGAGGCGAGCGAGGAGTCCTTCCCGGCCAGCGACCCGCCGGCCAACGACGTCAACGACCCGGCCGACGCGCCGCGCGACCTGGTCTCGGCGGCCACCGGCGCGAAGGGCCGGGCCAGCAGTCCGGTACGCGTCACCGGCGACGACGGCGCGGAATACGAGCTGGACCACGGTGCCGTGGTGATCGCCGCGATCACCTCCTGCACCAACACCTCCAACCCGCAGGTGATGATCGGGGCGGCCCTGCTGGCCCGCAACGCCGTCGACCGGGGGCTGTCCCGCAAGCCGTGGGTGAAGACCACCCTGGCCCCGGGCTCAAAGGTGGTGATGGACTACTACGAGCGGGCCGGCCTCACCCCCTACCTGGAGAAGCTCGGCTTCCACCTGGTCGGCTACGGCTGCACCACCTGCATCGGCAACTCCGGCCCGCTGCCCGAGGAGGTCTCGGCGGCGGTCAACTCGCACGACCTGTCGGTGGTCTCGGTGCTGAGCGGCAACCGGAACTTCGAGGGCCGGATCAACCCGGACGTCAAGATGAACTACCTGGCGTCCCCGCCGCTGGTGGTGGCGTACGCGCTGGCCGGCACGATGGACATCGACCTGGCGAACGAGCCGATCGACACCGGCGCCGACGGTCAGCCGGTCTACCTGCGGGACATCTGGCCCAGCTCCGCCGAGATCGACGACGTGATCGCGAGCGCGCTGCGCAGCGAGATGTTCACCAAGGACTACGCCGACGTCTTCGCCGGGGACGAGCAGTGGCGTTCGCTGCCGACCCCGGAGGGCGACACCTTCGCCTGGGACGGCGAGTCGACCTACGTGCGCAAGCCGCCGTACTTCGAGGGGATGGAGCCGGAGCCGACGCCGGTGCGGGACATCTCCGGCGCCCGGGTGCTGGCCAAGCTCGGCAACTCGGTCACCACCGACCACATCTCGCCGGCCGGCTCGATCAAGGCCGACTCCCCCGCCGGGACATACCTGGCCGCGCACGGGGTGGCCCGGCACGAGTTCAACTCCTACGGGTCGCGGCGCGGCAACCACGAGGTGATGATCCGGGGCACCTTCGCCAACATCCGGCTGCGCAACCAGCTCGTCCCGGGGGTGGAGGGCGGCTTCACGGTCAACCACCTGACCGGCGAGCAGACCTCGATCTACGACGCCTCGGTGGCGTACCAGGAGGCGGGCATCCCGCTGGTGATCCTGGCCGGCACCGAGTACGGCTCCGGCTCGTCCCGGGACTGGGCGGCGAAGGGCACCATGCTGCTCGGGGTAGGCGCGGTGATCGCCCAGTCGTACGAGCGGATCCACCGGTCGAACCTGATCGGGATGGGTGTGCTGCCGTTGCAGTACCCGGCCGACACCGACGCGGAGTCGTTGGGGCTGACCGGCACCGAGACGTTCTCGATCAGCGGGGTGACCGCGCTGAACGACGGCCAGATCCCGCGCACCGTCCGGGTCAGCACGGACACCGGGGTCGAGCTCGACGCGGTGGTCCGGATCGACACCCCGGGCGAGGCGGACTACTACCGGCACGGCGGCATCCTGCGCTACGTGCTGCGCAAGATGCTGACCGCCTGA
- a CDS encoding TIGR03089 family protein, which produces MRQSSTRVGRVPALFASALAAEPVRPLLTYYDDATGERTELSAEALAGWVARTANLLLHGCGLGIGARAAVLLPPHWQTAAVLLGTWSAGVSVSFHGLATAGLPALGPGVEEPFDVTYAALPRIGDWLDHVPEAEHRFVLGLAPDAAPLAAPPAGYRDYLTEVRGHDADLRPYVPLHPDDPASVDGTSYAEWGRLARLMATDLFDLRPGDRVLVDAAEHEHPVKWLLAPLAAGASVVLCANLDPDSVERRTREEQVTRML; this is translated from the coding sequence ATGCGGCAGAGTTCGACCCGAGTCGGCCGCGTGCCGGCGCTCTTCGCGTCCGCACTGGCGGCGGAGCCGGTCCGGCCGCTGCTCACCTACTACGACGACGCCACCGGGGAACGCACCGAACTCTCCGCCGAGGCGCTGGCCGGCTGGGTGGCCCGGACGGCGAACCTGTTGCTGCACGGTTGCGGACTCGGCATCGGTGCCCGGGCCGCGGTGCTGCTGCCGCCGCACTGGCAGACCGCCGCCGTACTGCTCGGCACCTGGTCGGCCGGGGTGTCGGTGAGCTTCCACGGCCTCGCCACCGCCGGGCTACCCGCGCTCGGCCCGGGAGTCGAGGAGCCGTTCGACGTCACGTACGCCGCGCTGCCCCGGATCGGCGACTGGCTCGACCACGTACCCGAGGCGGAGCACCGGTTCGTGCTGGGCCTCGCCCCGGACGCCGCACCGCTGGCCGCGCCGCCGGCCGGCTACCGGGACTACCTCACCGAGGTACGCGGCCACGACGCCGACCTGCGGCCGTACGTGCCGCTGCACCCCGACGACCCGGCGAGTGTCGACGGCACCAGCTACGCCGAGTGGGGCCGACTGGCCCGGTTGATGGCGACCGATCTGTTCGACCTGCGCCCCGGCGACCGGGTACTCGTCGACGCCGCCGAGCACGAGCACCCGGTGAAGTGGCTGCTGGCGCCGCTGGCGGCCGGCGCCTCGGTGGTGCTCTGCGCGAACCTCGACCCGGACAGCGTCGAGCGGCGCACCCGGGAGGAACAGGTGACCCGGATGCTGTGA
- a CDS encoding nucleoside-diphosphate kinase, producing MATPGAQEIPAFLSTLPRKRSLYAVDTYFRESFEDLLSVGAGRVEEFCHDHALLLLKPDAVVSRRLAPVLRWVLAYGFSIVWAATVTIDRHGVRALWQYGLNAASRDRRDAADLYVTACECLLLLLALPGRPEPASLLLSTAKGPADPVRCRPGQLRYDVGSFNYQLNLVHAADEPADLLRELAVLCNHETRAGLYRRTIGGSTGPVPDGRSEAFALVDRLEAATPEVDLELDRTLGELADAAEERCRRAPGTPAGELLSLIGRIRARCSRDWRAVVRLADSSGVPVSRWQRIVLATHLLDPYVPGATSLLPDTSTTP from the coding sequence ATGGCCACCCCCGGCGCCCAGGAGATTCCCGCCTTCCTGTCGACGCTTCCCCGGAAGCGGTCCCTCTACGCGGTCGACACGTACTTCCGGGAGAGCTTCGAAGACCTGCTCTCCGTCGGTGCCGGCCGGGTCGAGGAGTTCTGCCACGACCACGCGCTGCTGCTGCTGAAGCCGGACGCCGTGGTCAGCCGCCGGCTCGCCCCGGTGCTGCGCTGGGTGCTGGCGTACGGCTTCAGCATCGTCTGGGCGGCGACCGTGACGATCGACCGGCACGGCGTACGGGCGCTGTGGCAGTACGGGCTGAACGCCGCCAGCCGGGACCGGCGGGACGCCGCCGACCTCTACGTGACGGCGTGCGAGTGCCTGCTCCTCTTGCTCGCCCTGCCCGGCCGCCCCGAGCCGGCCTCGTTGCTGCTCAGCACCGCCAAGGGGCCGGCCGACCCGGTCCGGTGCCGCCCCGGGCAGCTCCGCTACGACGTCGGCAGCTTCAACTACCAGCTCAACCTGGTGCACGCCGCCGACGAGCCGGCCGACCTGCTCCGCGAGTTGGCGGTGCTCTGCAACCACGAGACCCGGGCCGGCCTCTACCGGCGCACCATCGGCGGGTCGACCGGCCCGGTCCCGGACGGCCGGTCGGAGGCGTTCGCCCTGGTCGACCGGCTGGAGGCAGCCACCCCGGAGGTGGACCTCGAACTCGACCGGACGCTCGGCGAGCTGGCCGACGCGGCCGAGGAACGCTGCCGGCGTGCTCCGGGTACCCCGGCCGGCGAGCTGCTGTCGCTTATCGGCCGGATCCGGGCCCGCTGTTCCCGGGACTGGCGGGCGGTGGTGCGGCTGGCCGACTCCAGCGGAGTACCGGTCAGCCGTTGGCAGCGGATCGTCCTCGCCACCCACCTGCTCGACCCGTACGTGCCCGGGGCGACCAGCCTGCTGCCGGACACCTCCACGACGCCCTGA